From the genome of Rhodopirellula bahusiensis:
AGTACCGATCCGACTTGGCGCTGCAGGCAAAAGCCGACGAAGCAGCCAAGAACACTCCGTCGATTCCTGGCCCTGCGCCAGTCGCCGAGAATCAAGAAGGTGCGTCCACGCCAACTCCCGAACCGGCGCCGCGAAAACGTCCTCGCCCGATCGAGTTGGCTGGCGATCCATCGAGCAGCACAGGCTCTGACGAATCCACAACGGATCCGGCGGACTCGCGCGATCAACCAAACGTTCAACCGAACCGAACTCCTGGCTCCGCCCCGCCGATCACGCTGGTCTCACAGAATGTCGACAAGCGTTGGCAATCGCACTGGAAGCGTCTCGGCGTCAGCCCAACGCCTTCACGAGACAAGGAATCGATTCAACAAGAATTGGCCGATCGTCTGGGGCTTGTGATTCCCCTCGATGCCATCGGCGATGTCGAAGCCACGCGAGTCGCAATCCAGAAACCATCCAACCGACAAGCGATCAGCAACCGCTTGCTGGCCGCATTCCTTGGAAAGAATCCCAAGCAGGAAAACGCCGCCGAGTCTCTCAGCGAAGTGCTGAAGTCGGGATCCGGCGCGGACCGATTGATCGCGTCTTGGATGCGTCCTTCATCGGAAGATGCAACGCCTCAGGGCGACAAACAATCGGATTCGAAGAAAGCCGCCGCGACGCCGTGGATTCGAATGTTGCAGCCGGCGGACTTGCACGAAGTCACTGTCAAAACGGCCGCCTTGACGAATCACCAAGACTTGCGTTGCCAGCGTTGCCACGATGTTCCCAACGCGGGCAACGAAGTCCCGTCGCAGTCCGATTACTGGACCGCCGCCGCTGGGTTGGCTCCGTTGCTGAATCCATCGCGAGCGAACAAGGACATCTTCTACGACACATTGGATGGTCGCCGGCAATTGGCGAGTCCTCCGTCCGACAAACAAGCCGAGACCTGGTCCAACAACTTGGTCGGCTCGCGAGATCTTGCCGAAGGCATCGTGTCGACGCTTTTCGCGTTGGTTCATGATTCCCCATCCACGACCAGCCCGTTTGATCTGTCTGTTGCCTCTGCAGCATCCGTGCCTCCTGAGACGCTTCGTCCTTTGGTCGACGATCTGATCGCCAGTGATTTCGATGTGCTTCGTTGCCTATCAATTCTGCTTTCCGATGCCGTGATGACTCGCTCGGTGCCCGATGCGATGTCGCCGCAAGGAATCTTGGTTGCCGACGATCAGCAGTGGTCCAATGCCGTCTCCGCGGTCCACGCGATGGCGGCTCGATCGCCGTTCCGTCGTCCTGGCTCCGCTCAACGTCGATTGCAAGTCGCACAGCTGGATGCCAAGCCAAACTGGCCGGCTGACAGCGGTCGTGACGCGTTGCTGGCTCAGCCTCTCGGCAGCGAGTTGTCCGCCGATGGAACACCCTCCGGCGCCGGTGACCGCCGTCCAGACAAGGACCGCGATCGCAAGGCCGCGGTGGCCTCCACGGGCTATCCCATGCGGTCTTCAATGATCGTTCCCGGCTGGATTTCTCGTCTGCCTGATTTCGACAGCCGCTTGGATCACGTCGCCCATTTGGCGGGTCAGCTGAAGCTCAGCTCCTCCGAACGGGAACTGGCACACCAGGCGCTCGCGTCGGGAGATGACGAGGCGTTGATTTTCGAACGATTATGGTGGATCATCCGGCCCAACAGTTGATTGTTTGTGGCCCATGAACGGATCCGAATGTTTTGAAGACTTCCCCAGCGTTCGGACAAATTCACGTTTCAGATTGCGTCGAAGGCATGGCAGAGCTGCCGGCCGGATGCATCGATTTGGCGTTCGCTGACCCGCCGTTCAACATCGGCTACACCTACGACGTCTACGACGACTCGTTGGAAACGGACGAGTACCTGCAGTGGTCCGAGAGCTGGATTCGCGGTGTGCACCGGGTGCTGGCCGACGACGGAGCCTTCTGGCTGGCGATTGGTGACGAATACGCTGCCGAACTGAAAGTGCTCGCACAAAAGATCGGCTTCCAGTGCCGCAGTTGGGTCATCTGGTATTACACCTTTGGCGTGCACTGCAAATACAAGTTCACGCGTTCGCACGCCCACCTGTTTCACTTCGTCAAAGACGAAAAACACTTCAAGTTCAACGCCGACGATCCATCCGTGCGTGTGCCGTCGGCCCGGCAATTGGTTTACAACGACCGCCGAGCCAACAGCAAAGGCCGGATGCCTGATGACACTTGGATCCTGCGTCCTCAGGACCTGCCTTACGGCTTCACGGCCGACGAAGACATCTGGTACTTCCCCCGAGTCGCGGGCACGTTCAAAGAGCGTGCCGGTTTCCACGGATGTCAAATGCCCGAACAGTTGCTCGGACGCATCATCAGAGCCTGCAGCGACCCCGGCGACAAAGTGCTGGATCCCTTCAGCGGCAGTGCCACCACCGTCGCCGTTGCCAAGAAACTCGGTCGCGAATTCATCAGCTTTGAAATGAGCGAAGAATACGTTTCGCTCGGAACCGAACGTCTCGAACAAATTCGTGTTGGCGATCCGCTGACAGGTGCCGCAGACCCTCTTCGCAGTGCCCCGGCCACCAACGGAAAGAAGAACGAAACCAAAGCGGAGAAACTCGCTCGCGAAGAGGAACGACAACGCTGGGCAACCCAACAAGTGGGACCTCAGTTGGAATTCCAGTTTGAAACCCTGCGTTCCATGACCGATGGCGAATTGATCAACGCCTTCCGCGAAATCCATGATGGCCACTCCGTCGATCGGGTGCTGCTCGATCCGGTCCTCAGCGATCGCCTGGAATCCGCCTGTCGCCGGATCTCCGAACGCGAGCCCGCTGCCTCCCGCCGCCAGCGACTAATCGAACTTCGCGCGTCCGGTGCACTCACCGCCGAGGGCGTTCACACGCAACGTCCCACAACGATCCCCACCACCACTCTCGAACGATTCAGCTACGCCGCTGAATTGGCGTGGGCGATCCTAGTGCAACGTTATCCCGAACACAGCTTGGACGATGTCTTTACCGATCCGAAGTTACTTTCAGAATTTGATCGAGAAGCAGTGATGCATGCGGCTGACGCTGATCCATTGACGCTTCGTTGGTGTGCGACCCAACTGCGATCATGGGCGACTACCGCCCGAGAGCACCAACCCGGGGCGGACGAACCTGAGCGATCATCCCCCAAGTTCTCAGCAGCCAAAAACTGGACCACCACCGCCGGACCGAGTTCGAAAAGCGGCTCCTCCAAAGGCGGCCTGTACCAGGTGCTCGCCCAAGACGATTCCGTGTTGTTCGTGGGCGAAACCTCCGACTTCTCCGTTCGTTTTGGCGACCACCTGGCCGACGAATCAGCAGAACGCTTTTGGCGAAACGAGGCCGGTGGCCAACCCAAAGTCCGCACCGCGTTGATCCAGGACGCGACGGGCCCCGAACGACGCCTCGCGATGTGCCAATGGCTGCAACAAAATCCGGCAACCTCACGGAACCTCGTTTCCTTGTGGAGCACCGGCATTTCACTGAGCGTAAACGCCCCTTCTTGATAAGCACGCTCGGAATGAGCATGCCGAGAAACTACAATCGTTGGAACTGAATACCGATCCAGCATCCAACTCGGTCTCTGAGCTGACATTTGGCTGCCATTGGTTCGAAGTCTCCAACGCAGCAAGTTACTCAATTCGAGAGAAGAGCTTTGATTCCTGGTCGAGCCCAAAGGAACCGCCGCGGACAAAGTTCGCGCCGCAGGAGTGCGACTGCCAACCACCGTCGCGTGCGACTGGAGCAATTGGAATCGCGATGGATGCTCGCCGCCGATGCCACATCGGATATCCCCGATAGCACGCCGCTCGTGTTTGCTCCCGTTGTGGAAGGACGAGACCTGCAAATTGCACGCTCGACCGGCGATCTGAATCAGACCAGCAATCGATTTTCGCTTTCGACTGAGGAGCAAACGGAACTTTCGCTCTACGTCAATTCAGGTGGTTTAGCACTCACATTCAGTGCCACTCTTTTCGACGAGGAGGGGAACTATGTCACCAAGAGTGATCCATATTCCCCACACGATTACAAATCGATCCTCGTCCCGGAAGCTGGTGAGTATCTACTTGAAGTTGATCCGTCATTTTCCTCCGACGATGCCAACAACTATCAGCTGAGGGTACTGCAGGGGAGCTTGCCCTTCGAAACCGAATCGCTTGCCCCACTTCTTTCGGAACTTCAGGGCATCGGAACAGCAAGCGTTGCCGGTGTGATTTCCAGCGGACTGCACGACGAAGACATCGACTCCTACTCGCTCGGAGTTCTGGCGGAAGGAACGCGAGTCGATTTGACCGCCAGCATTCCCAGTGGCGGGACAGCCGCACCGATCATCGAGCTTCGTGGCCCCCGCGGCATCGTTGTCGATCAAAATCCCGCTCGAGACAAGGTTGAAGCCGTTATCCCAAGTCCCGGCACATACGAGGTGCGAGTGCGGCAGGAAACAGTCTTTGACAATAGCCGATATCAATTTCGAGGTCGGAATACAAAGACAGAAGCGGAACAATTGGCCCACGAAAGCGGCGGACACTTGCTCGCGATCAACAGCGCCGAAGAACAATCGCTTTTTGAACCAATCGATAGCGAAACCTGGATTGGAATCAGTCTGGGCGAAGAAGAGTCTGTCGATTCGCTGAGGTGGTCCAGCGGCGAAGAACTTACCTATACCAATTGGCAGGAAGGTGAGCCAGCCTTGCACTCGCATGAATCGCATGGCGATGGAGTCATGGATCAGTCTGGCAAATGGACGCTGAAAGACGTCTTCTCCTACATCAGCAAGTCGACCATCATCGAAATTCCGCGAAACGAAGATGATCCGGTGTCTTCGTTTGCAGGTCCCGATGCACTGTATCTGCTAGACGTTGTCGTCACCGACACGGATGCCCCTCAAGTCGTATCGATATCGGGAATCCCCACCCACGATATCATCGCAGATTCGCCATTGGTTGAGTTTGGTTTTGAGTTGAGTGAGCCAGTCCAAGCGACTGGCGACCTGAACCATATCATTGATCTACGTGAGGCTGGCGTCGATGGCGAATTCTTTACCGATGATGATCGACTCTTCCATACAACATCCAAACTTGATTCACCGACTGAACTCGTCGTCTGCATCATGGACGGTCCCATCGCAGATGGCCACTATCAGATTTCCATCTCGGATCAACTAACGGACTTGTTCGGGAATCCTTTGGCCGCTGGTGCTGGGTACAGCAAATCGTTCGAAATCGCGATTGATGCCGAACGTTTCGTTTTTGAAGGAGTCGACAACGACACCATTGAAACGGCGACGCCGATTCCATTGACGCCTGACTCGGGAGGAACAGGACTTTCGCACACGACGCGAACCGGCCTGGGGCTAAACAGCTACTACGGAGACCCGGACTATTGGACATTTGACGTAGCAGCGGCATCTGAAATCACCGTCCGCATTTCGGGCAACGGAAGAGGACTGACATTACTGGACGCGGATGAAAATGTGCTGGCATCCGATGTAAGTGTGATTGACGCAGCCTCATTGTCAAAAGCAGGCCAGTACTTTGTCCGGATCGTAGGATCCAGAGGATCAGATGCAAACGCACCCTATCAGCTTTCTCTAGATGTCTCCGAATCGATTGCGATGGAAACTGATTCCAGACAATCGAATCACAATTCAACAACCGAAGACATTGAGTTTGACGAAACGACCAATCCGCGATTGGCCAAAGTCACCGGAGCATTGGCTTTCGGCTCGGACTCCCCACAAGACAGATTTTTCCTGGGAACATTGAACGCGGGCTCAACAGTCTCGCTCCGATCGATCCTTCCGCACTGGAGCACACTGAAACCTTTCGTTGAACTCTATCGTGGTTACGAGAGAATTCTTGACATCAATGTTTCAGAAGAAGTCTTCGAAGGCACGATTGCAACGGACGGAAGGTACTATGCCGTCGTACGGGCTGACACGGGATACGGTCTGCATGGCCAGTACATCCTCGACATCGAGATTGATGACGACATCACCCCGAAACTTCTCGGAACCCCGGGCTTGCCCGCAGCAGACGAAGTAGGCAATGAACTGATCGGTCGCTTCGAATTGAACTTCAGCGAAGAAGTGTTGTTGGACAACAACTCGATTGATCTGCGTGAAGCGGGCGAGGACGGTCAATTCGATACCGATGACGACCGGTCATTCGACGTCGAACTGACAACCGATGAAACCAGTTCCAATTTCGAGTTCATCGTGACGGATGGCCCGCTCGACACAGGGCAATTCCGTCTGACGCTGAATGCCGACATCACGGACTTATCCGGAAACACATTGGATGGCGACAACGTCGTCTCGCAATTTTTCCAATTGGATGCCGTCGACAGCACAGAAATCTTCGAAGGTTTCGACAACGACCAGCGTGATCGAGCGACCGTTTTGCCACTCCAATTGGATCCAACCGGAACCGGATTTTCGCGAACGCCTCGATCGGGCGTGGGTCTCATTGAAACCTTCAACGACACCGATTGGTGGAGCTTCGAGGCTGAGGCTTTACAAACCATTCGCGTCACGCTGACGACGGAGATGATTAACACCCTGGATCTCACGGTCACGGACTCCGAGGGCCACGCAATCGTTGGCTCTCTGTCAACGCACCAACAAGGCGACAAGTCGACGTTGGTCAACCGTTTCCGAGCTCCGAGCGACGGCGAATACTACATCCACATTCAAAAGCGAACCTTGATTTCCAGCGAGTATCAACGCGACTACGAATTGCGCGTCGATACTGTTGCCGGCCAGACGCTGGAATCGAGAGAACAGGCAAACCAGTACAAAGGACATGGCGACACAATCGCGTTGAACTCGACGCCGGATGGATCGCTGAGGGGATCAATCGCTGGGACACTCCTCCTTTCAGATCGTGATACGTACGAACTCGGCTCCCTCGAACCGAATCTTCAAGTTCGGTTCACCATCGATCGACCTGAGTGGAGTCAAGTCGAACCTGTCATCGGTCTTTATGGTGTGGGCTCAGCGTTCACCGAAATCTCTCCCGACGAAGATGGTAGTTTTCGAGCGTTGACGACCGACCGTGGGGAATATGAAGTGTTTGTCGCGGCAAATCCGGAAGGGAACGGCGCCGGTTTCGATGGACAGTATGTGTTGAACGTGGAAGTCATCGACACCGTGCCGTTCCAAGTCACGGAAATCCGCGGGCTACCTTCGGACAATGTCGAGACCGACCAGATGCTGTCGGATTTCGAAGTGACCTTCAATCGCAACCTAAGTGAAAGCTCGTTCGAATCATCCGAAGTCTCCATCGTGGAAGCCGGTGCAGACGGTCAGTTCGGTACCTCGGACGATCAAACCTACGCACTCAGGCACGAATTCGCGTACGCCCATGGAGAAGCACAGCGTGACCGTCTCCACTTCTCCGTTGAGTCTGGAGTGAACGTTCTGCGTGAGGGCAAGTATCGACTGCACCTGCCCGCTAGCTTCGAATCGCGATATGGCGAACCGCTCGAGGAAGGCGATGGCTATTCGACAGACTTCTCGATCGATGAATTGCCAGAAGGGTATCTTTTTGAGGGTCCCGCAAACGATGACCGGACTGGCGCAGTCCATCTCGATCCTGAGGCACCTGGTTCGAATTGGTTGGTCCGGGGCATCGGATCGTTGGAACGAGATGACGACATCGATTTTTGGAGCATCGACGCGTCAGCCGGCGATTGGGTCACCGTTTGGACACCCAATCGATCCAGCTCTTATTTTGCAACGTCAGGCCTTTCGAACGAAGCTGGCCAATACATGACCGCGAGCTCGCGTCATCACCAATATCCGCAGCAGGGTGCATTCCAACACTATGTGATCCCCACTGATGGCGAGTACTTCGTAGCGGTTGAAGGCAACACAGCCCAACTTCCGAATGACCGGCTGTATGAACTCTGGGTTCACATTGCTCCATTGGCTGATGGTGAGGCGCCGATCGAAGGATTCCACCTCAACCATCCCATTTTTCAAAAGACTGATCACGGAGAGACCGCCGTTATCGCCGACTCCTTCATCAGCGACGAGTTCGGCTTCTTCTACCCCTATCATGAAACAACTTACGACATAGGTCATCTGCCGGAACACACTGACGTTCGGATCGATACCCGTTCGACGACCTGGACGTTCGCAAATTCGTTTCTCCTTCTTGATCCAATTGCCAATCGAAGGTCTCAAAAATTTGTCGTGACAGGAACAATCACGGGCGACCCGGGTACCGATCTAACAATTGGCCCAACGCATCATTACCCGGGACATATCCCAACCTCTCAGCAGCGCGCAGACTACATCGTTGAGATTCAGTCGTTTGACGTGACCGCCCCTAAAATCTCGCTGGACATCGAGACTGATTCAGACACACATCTTGTCCGTGCCTCAGCAAGTGACAGTGACGAACTCGGTCGCCAAGGTTCGGGTGTCACACAATTGTCACTGTTTTCGATCCATGATGGATCGCTCTCGCATCGACAGTCCGGCACGACTAACCGCATCGAACACACAATCACCTCTGCCCATGCCTCCCATTTCTTTGCAACCGCAACCGACCGTGTCGGAAACCGGTCCATCCTCGACCTGAGCGGTCAAGACCTGGGGTCAATATCGATCGACTCGTCCATCGCGGACAATTCCCTTGTGACATGGCCCTCTCAAATTGCCGTCGGGCCTGGCACCAGCCTCACTTGGTCGGGACAATGGGAGGTGCTGCTACCCATCATCCGCGACAACCGCCTGTACCACCGCGTGACAGCAGGCGATCAGGTGATCGAATTCGAAACCACGTCCGAAGATCAAAACCCCGTCATTCCATACGACGTTGATCGTAGCGGAAGCGTCTCGGCTCTGGATGCACTGCTGGTAATCAACCATCTCAGTAGCGCACACGCCCAAACCGAAACACGGTTGAGTCTTAGTGGTCACTACTTTGACGTCAATGGAGATTCTCGATCAACCGCACTGGACGCGTTGCAAGTCATCAACCAATTGCGTTTTGGTCCTTCCTCAGGAGCGTCAGAATTCATTCCAATCGAAAACACCGCTACTCAACCGTTCATCTGTCGATTCGGACCGACGGAAGATGCATACGACACAACTCATCCGATGAGTGATACGGCGATCCCGCCCCAATCGCTCAACCAATTCATCGATGCGACACCCGCCGTTCCTGTATCGCAACCCTTATGGAAAATCGACACATCATCACGCGGTGAGCCAGGAACGTCACTTGATCCAACAACCGTCGATGAAGTCCTCACTTCATCGACGAACGCGTTGTTAGAACATTTGCTCTAAGGTGAAAAACCACGGGTTCGGCGATTTGTTGCGGAACTTTGGAACTCAACTACCGAACATTTCATCGATCTGTTCGATGTAGTCAAGTGCTTCTTCAATGGACTCGACTTGGGCCCCGGGGACTCGACCTGCTCGATCGCATTCACCCAGAGTGATCAAGTCTTCATACCAATGATGAGCGACCAAACGCTTGCGCCGCCGCGCTCCGATCGTGCGATCATGGATTTTGTGTGCCTCCATGTGATTGGCGATCAGCCAGCTCGTTCGATTTGACACGAACCCTTCGATCGATTCCAAGCCTGCCAACACGTGGTCATCCGGATCGATTGCTTTGCCGACGTCATGCAACAACGCTGCGAGCAAAAACTCTTCGTCATAGGGCATCTGTTCCTTGGCGTGCCCGTAGACTTGCAGACTGTGGAACAACGCATCGCCTTCGGGATGAAATCGCAGGTTTTGCTGAACGTTTTCCAAAGGAACCAACAACGACAGAAAGACGGCGAAACGATCCGGGCAGGAATCCATTTCATTCAACCTCGCAGCTTGTTGCTGCGGATCGATGTTGTGCTCCAACACAATCAGTCGTTCCAACTGGGACAAGCTGGACCGTTCAATCGCTTTGTTTGTGATCGAACTACGGAACCGAAAACCGAGCAAGGATGGATGATAGACAGTGAGCTCGATTGGAAATTCATCGCGAACATGGATGTGCGTGAAAACCCTCTGCTCCCCATCCTTCTGCACGCGTTTGCGTTGCAGGTCATAGTAGACGCCAAATTCGTCGAGCTTCAGCGTGATGCGATGCGGATTGGACGCAAAGACGTGAATGTCCACGTCGGAACCTTGCCGAATGGCGCCGCTGAGAACACTGCCGATCAACCGGGGATGAAACTCCTTCAACTGACGCAGCCACCATGCGGCTCGCAATCGCATTTCCAGCAAGCGATGCCTTTGGTGATCGCTTCCCTCATGCAACCGAGCGAGAATTTGAACTTGCTCGCGAATCTCGGCGTTGGAGGGCAAGTCAGCCGGTTTGACCCATCCTTTGTGGATCCTTCGAGCCGCCTTTTGCTTGGCTTGGTAGTACTCACTGACGTCGCGCGAGTACATCAAACGTGCCGCCTCCCAAGCAATTTGGCGGCGTAGTTTCATCGATGACATGAATGGGGTTTGACGACGCAAACCCAGCAAACGAGAAAAGAAAACATCGAGTTGTGCGACTGTTCTCGCACACTCTGCGAAATTGTCAAATCAAAAACTATATGCAATCGTAATCTCGACGGAGCAAAGCTGCTCAAGTCGAATCGTCTCGCTCACGTCACTCGGAAGCGGCGGGCGAGCCACATCGATGGGATCATCAATGCGAAGACGCAGAGCGATGGGATGGCTCCGGCACCGAGCATGGTGATCGCGGCCATCAATGGGATGATCGCCATGATCGCGGATTTGATGGTCAACTGAATGCGTTTGGGCGACGGTGATTGCCACGCCGTCCAACCTCTCGCCAGCGTCGGCACAATCATCAACGCAATCGTCGCGGGGAAGATCACGGCCGGATCAATTTGCCAACCTTTGGTCCAGTTCACTGGCACGTCAGCGTTCGACAACACACCTGCAAAACGCGGTGCGAGAGCCAGCACGACTCCGCCGAGTGTCATGCCAAACCAACCCAGCGGCAGATGCATGCTGCGATCACCAATCGCTTCGCGACGCGCGAACGTGGTGACGCCGGTGATGTACAGTCCCATACCGATCGCGAAGGCGAACGTGACGGGTGTGATGTGCATCCAGACGGGTTCGCCCAGCACGGAGACGCGTCCCTGCCATTGTTCCGCAGGGATTACCGAGTGAGCCGCGGTGGATCCCAGCAGGAAGCTCAGAACACGACATCCGCCCATCAGCACCGAAGCGATGCGAGTTCGTTTGAACGGACCGTCGTAGGCGACGATGCAAACGCTCAAGAGTATGGCGATCACACCCGGAACCAACCCGATCAATGACGCGAGAATAATCCCAATGACAAGCAAGGTCCAACCGACCAACCGTGCATCGGCCAGTCGAATTTCGCGACGTGGGAGTGGTCGTTCGCTGCGGGCTCGACGATCGGCTCGGATGTCAAAAACATCGTTGAGCACCATTCCACCCCAGTACAACGCGACTCCGGATGCCACCACCAAAGCCATCGAGGGCCAGATGGAACCAGCCGTGTCATCTCCTGATCGCAACCAACCGCTGGCGCCGAGCACCAACAAGAACGCGGCCGATACATCAGCGACGACGGTGAATCCGTTGGGCAATCGAACCAGTTTCGCCCATGAGAACAAGCGGGTTCCCAGCGTGACATCCGTGGGAAGCGAAGAGCGAGATGATTTGGAATTCATTAGCGACGGAGCAGTCGACTTTGACGTTCCGTGATCGCGATCCCGTAGCGGGACAGGTAGCGATCGGTCTCGTTGGTGAACTCGACGTCAAGGTCTTGATTTTCGAATCGAAAACGTCCGATCGGCGGTGGCGAAATCGGACGCAACGAATACAGCTCAATCAAACTGATCAAAGGACAATTCAGCATTCGTTGACTGGATGTTCGCGGCTCGACCGTGGAATCGTCAACCACACTGGCTTCGCTCGCATTGATGTCAGCGTCGCTTGGCCCACCGTCATCGGACGCAGACAAGGCTTTCTCCCCGTCAACGGAAGATGGCATTGCTGGATCGCCCCAGTATTCGATTCGCAGTGGCAGTCCCTTGCCAAAGTCAGACTCGGGATCATTGCTGCGGGCGATCAACACCACGACCTGTGTGGGACAGAGCTCTGGCCATGTCGTCGTGCCAAACTCTTGTAAACGCTGTGCTCGCACATCGTCTCGCAACGTTCCTTTGACAATCCAAACGTCGCGTCCTTCGAGTTGGCCGGATTGCAACGTCAGGTCATGTTCTGATGCGATGGTGTCCAGCATTTCTGTCCAGGCGCCGACTCGCACGCTGGGTTTCAACGCGGCGGGTGAGCTGGAACTCAGCGAGCCGCGACCAAAGAGCGAGGCGAGTGAATCATTGACCCACTGGTCAAGACGTCCCACATCAACTCGTCGCAAAGTGATCTGTTCGCCGATCTGCTCTCGTGTCCAAGCCAATCGGCCGTCGCTGACTTGTTGCAGCGTGTGTTTGCCGTCGCCATCCAGCATCGTGACTTGCAAATTGAACTGCCCGCTGCCCTGGCCAGCTTGTTCATAGGTCCCCACACCCAAAATTTCGCGACCGCTGACCCAAACCCGCTGGCGAACTTTCGCGTCAAATGCAGGTCCCTGAGCAACTCGTTGAATGGTTTGTGAGATCAACCGGTCCGCGGGACCATTCGTTTTCGGCTCAATCGAAGTTGTTGAATTCGATGCAATGTCGTTGCAAACCGCCGTTGCGATGCCTCCCAGGAAGAAGCAACCAACGAGGCAAAACGCCAGCTTTCCCAGCGTTTTCCGCATCCGATGAGACTTCCCGGCCAACCGCCGACTCACCCTGGTACCGCAGCGGTCGTGATGGTCCAGACAGTCAAAACAGTCGTGCGGGTGAATCTTCATGGGGAGGTTATGACGATTTTGCCAAAGAAATGCCCCCTCGCGTGCCGATGAGCTGAGCAGTGACTGATCCTGACAGAACAGTTGCGGGGAAGGTTGGCCGATCTTAGGTCGTTTTCCCGCTTCGCGTCCAGTCAGATCTGGTCACAACTGAACACCACTGACTTTCCATTTTGATTTGATTCAACGATTGAATCACAACCAGTTCTTGTTCCACGCCGCGTGAAACGCGAATGAGTCGCTTGTCGACTTGTTCAATTCATGACGAGTGTTGGGGGAAGAACCCAGCGACCCAAGACGGGGGAAAAGATGAAACGAATCGTCACTCATTTGGCGCTTGCGGCGGCCACGGCGATCCTCGCCACCGGATGTGTGCCGGTTCGCCACAACCTGCCTCCGGAACAGCGGATGATGCAACCTGGCCCAGGCGTCGGAGGCCCCGGCCCCGGTGTGTTGGGTCCTCAAGCCTACGGCATGATGGGAGCGAACACTCCTGCGGCTGCAACAGGCACCGAAGGCATGATCACTGAGGGAGCCATCGATGGCGTCCTCGGCGAAGTGCCTTCCAGCATCGCGAAGGCAGGGCAGAGCAACCCCGAAATTCAGCAAGTCGGTTTCCGTCAACTCGCCGGTGGCGATTGCGGATGCGGCGGTAGCTGCGGTGGCGGCGGATGTCTCGGTGGCGGATCGAACATTCCTCCTGGCGGCGGCGTGGCAATGATGCCACCACCCGGCATGATGCCTGGGATGGTTTCGACTGCTCAGGTTACCTTTGGCAATCCAGATGGCATGCA
Proteins encoded in this window:
- a CDS encoding UbiA family prenyltransferase — translated: MNSKSSRSSLPTDVTLGTRLFSWAKLVRLPNGFTVVADVSAAFLLVLGASGWLRSGDDTAGSIWPSMALVVASGVALYWGGMVLNDVFDIRADRRARSERPLPRREIRLADARLVGWTLLVIGIILASLIGLVPGVIAILLSVCIVAYDGPFKRTRIASVLMGGCRVLSFLLGSTAAHSVIPAEQWQGRVSVLGEPVWMHITPVTFAFAIGMGLYITGVTTFARREAIGDRSMHLPLGWFGMTLGGVVLALAPRFAGVLSNADVPVNWTKGWQIDPAVIFPATIALMIVPTLARGWTAWQSPSPKRIQLTIKSAIMAIIPLMAAITMLGAGAIPSLCVFALMIPSMWLARRFRVT